In one Candidatus Micrarchaeota archaeon genomic region, the following are encoded:
- a CDS encoding methionine--tRNA ligase, with amino-acid sequence MSENGKGFYVTTAIPYVNAAPHIGFALELVQADVIARYHRIKGEKVILLTGSDENSIKNVKAAEKQKISTQELVDRNAQAFKDVAKSLNVSYDRFAKSSIKEEHWEGVGKLWELADRNGDIYKKKYSGLYCPECEQFYKENELVGGLCPEHHIKPELIEEENYFFKLSKYQDKIKELLETGKLEVVPSSRKNEVLGFVKEGLDDFSISRSSSRAKGWGIPVPNDQSQIIYVWMDALVLYLTGIGYGKDESMFGQWWPANVHVIGKGIIKFHALYWPAFLLSAKLELPKKVFVHGYITIEGQKISKSLGNVINPLDLLKTYRADEIRYYLIREIPTFQDGDFSESALKDKINKELLGDLGNLVNRVLTLAENSKLDKFTGNGELKTKFNLESIDNKMDALELHHALDEIMEFVRYCNKYVNDKKPWTLQGSDLEGVLYNLLESLRVISILLYPFIPSTSEKIAAKLGMKNEELMLSNCRFRKEFSEKITKGELLFTKV; translated from the coding sequence ATAAGCGAAAATGGTAAAGGATTCTATGTAACAACGGCAATACCGTACGTCAACGCAGCACCGCACATAGGATTCGCCCTGGAGCTGGTGCAGGCTGACGTAATTGCAAGATATCATAGGATAAAAGGCGAAAAGGTAATACTGCTTACCGGATCGGACGAAAACAGCATCAAGAACGTCAAGGCCGCGGAGAAGCAGAAGATAAGCACGCAGGAACTCGTTGATAGGAACGCGCAAGCGTTCAAGGATGTTGCTAAAAGTTTGAACGTGTCGTATGACAGGTTTGCAAAGTCATCCATAAAGGAAGAGCACTGGGAGGGCGTAGGAAAACTATGGGAGCTTGCGGACAGGAACGGCGACATATACAAGAAAAAATACTCGGGATTGTATTGCCCGGAATGCGAGCAGTTCTACAAGGAGAATGAGCTTGTAGGTGGTTTGTGCCCTGAGCACCATATAAAACCTGAATTGATCGAAGAGGAAAACTATTTTTTCAAGCTGTCAAAGTACCAAGACAAAATAAAGGAGCTGCTTGAAACGGGGAAACTGGAAGTTGTTCCGTCAAGCAGGAAAAACGAGGTGCTCGGCTTCGTGAAGGAAGGCCTCGATGATTTCAGCATATCAAGATCGTCGTCAAGGGCAAAGGGATGGGGAATACCAGTGCCAAATGACCAGAGCCAGATAATATACGTCTGGATGGATGCCCTTGTGCTTTACCTAACAGGCATAGGCTACGGAAAGGACGAATCCATGTTCGGTCAGTGGTGGCCTGCGAATGTGCATGTGATTGGGAAAGGAATAATAAAATTCCACGCCCTTTACTGGCCTGCGTTCCTGCTGTCAGCGAAACTGGAGCTGCCAAAAAAAGTTTTTGTGCACGGTTATATTACTATAGAAGGCCAGAAGATAAGCAAGTCCCTAGGGAATGTTATAAACCCGCTCGACCTTCTAAAGACCTACCGGGCTGATGAGATACGATATTATCTGATAAGGGAAATACCGACATTCCAGGACGGGGACTTCTCGGAATCTGCGCTGAAGGACAAGATTAACAAGGAGCTGCTCGGCGACCTCGGGAACCTGGTCAACAGGGTGCTTACCCTGGCGGAAAATTCCAAGCTTGACAAATTTACTGGCAATGGCGAACTCAAAACAAAATTCAATCTAGAAAGCATAGACAATAAAATGGACGCGTTGGAACTGCATCACGCGCTTGACGAAATAATGGAATTCGTGAGGTATTGCAACAAGTATGTAAACGACAAAAAGCCGTGGACGCTTCAGGGCAGCGACCTTGAAGGGGTGCTGTATAATCTTCTCGAGTCCCTTAGGGTTATATCCATACTGCTATACCCGTTCATACCTTCCACATCGGAGAAAATCGCGGCGAAACTGGGCATGAAGAATGAAGAACTAATGCTTTCCAACTGCAGGTTCAGGAAGGAATTCAGCGAGAAGATCACAAAAGGGGAACTGCTTTTCACGAAGGTGTAG
- a CDS encoding NUDIX domain-containing protein, which yields MAEERIDVLDESGRKTGATKTKKEAHKRGLWHGASHIWIYNTKGKILLQKRSMEKDSWPGKWDVSAAGHISAGETPKKAALRELKEEVGISAKPTDLKRIIVSKDCVKLRDNYDNKEFQSVYLYKLSKIPKELQKEEVEAVKFVPLSELERELKDPRKSDKYVPHGYYPDLVKILKKFIG from the coding sequence ATGGCCGAAGAACGCATAGACGTGCTGGATGAAAGCGGAAGGAAGACGGGAGCCACAAAAACGAAGAAGGAGGCGCATAAAAGAGGATTATGGCACGGGGCTTCTCATATATGGATATACAACACGAAAGGAAAAATATTATTGCAGAAACGTTCAATGGAAAAGGACAGCTGGCCCGGCAAGTGGGACGTATCTGCGGCAGGGCACATATCTGCCGGGGAAACTCCAAAAAAGGCAGCGTTGCGGGAACTGAAGGAAGAAGTTGGAATAAGCGCAAAACCAACTGACTTGAAGCGAATTATTGTAAGCAAAGACTGCGTGAAATTGCGTGATAATTATGATAATAAAGAGTTCCAGTCCGTATACCTGTACAAGCTATCCAAAATTCCAAAAGAGCTGCAGAAGGAGGAAGTCGAAGCAGTGAAATTTGTTCCGTTATCAGAACTTGAAAGGGAACTGAAAGATCCAAGAAAATCTGATAAATACGTGCCGCACGGGTATTATCCGGATTTGGTGAAAATACTTAAAAAGTTCATCGGGTAA
- a CDS encoding minichromosome maintenance protein MCM, protein MADAMLDAIKSKFDEFFDTYCKDSIADIITSFPDKRSLEIDIKLLSRFDPELASELVENPDTIMEAAIESLKDKLKDIDIKEREPHPRFYGQTFNTPLVQDVGSSFIGKMIMLDSLVVKRSEINPKVKVGTYKCTYCGYLQKFRVDRDEIPELCPQCKRRSLKPDTKESQFINLQKIAVQDPLEKLRGNTPTWQLEVWIEDDLVNTVVPGDRIELTGILRIRPRRNNRGKIEGNLYTMFLDTVAITPKQKEFTDIPISEQQEREIIELSKSPDIFDKITRSIVPSIYGYDEIKQAVTLQLFGGTPGKHLVDGGDIRSDMHILLIGDPGSAKTRILQAVSRLVPKGIYVSGKSVTGGGMTAVAERDEFSEGGWTLKAGALVLGSGGVVSIDEFDKISEDDRAALHEALESQTISVAKAGIVATFTAKAAVLAAANPRYGRFDPNMYPAEQFDIPTTLLSRFDLIFPIKDTMDSEQDKSIARHILLQHQAAGAQIAEIQEYEQVELPPIGSELLRRYIAYSRKAVQPRLSEDAANKIQEYYIELRQLGQKSGATAITPRQIEGLVRMAEASAKSRLSKIVEVLDAERAIELSEHMLKTLAVDRGGRRDIDTILTGMPREKVDKINSITMIIKRLEDTESVAKIQRVVEEASKEGIDENAVNKYISELERIGDLYRPKAGIVRLVKHDSE, encoded by the coding sequence TTGGCAGATGCTATGCTAGATGCCATAAAGAGCAAATTCGACGAGTTTTTCGACACTTACTGCAAGGACAGCATAGCGGACATAATAACCTCTTTCCCCGACAAGAGGAGCCTCGAGATAGACATAAAGCTCCTAAGCAGGTTCGATCCGGAGCTTGCGAGCGAGCTCGTGGAGAACCCGGACACCATAATGGAGGCAGCAATAGAGTCGCTGAAGGACAAGCTCAAGGACATCGACATCAAGGAGAGGGAGCCGCATCCGAGGTTCTACGGGCAGACGTTCAATACCCCGCTGGTGCAGGACGTCGGTTCATCCTTCATAGGCAAGATGATAATGCTGGACAGCCTTGTCGTCAAAAGGTCCGAGATAAACCCGAAGGTTAAGGTTGGCACATACAAGTGCACCTACTGCGGCTACCTCCAGAAGTTCAGGGTAGACAGGGACGAGATACCCGAACTGTGCCCGCAGTGCAAGAGGAGGTCGCTGAAGCCTGACACAAAGGAATCCCAGTTCATAAACCTGCAGAAGATAGCGGTGCAGGATCCGCTTGAAAAGCTTAGGGGAAACACGCCGACATGGCAGCTCGAGGTGTGGATAGAGGACGACCTTGTGAATACGGTAGTTCCGGGGGACAGGATAGAGCTCACCGGAATACTCAGGATAAGGCCGAGGCGCAACAACAGGGGCAAGATTGAGGGCAACCTCTATACGATGTTCCTCGATACCGTTGCGATAACCCCTAAGCAGAAGGAATTCACAGACATACCGATATCCGAGCAGCAGGAAAGGGAGATAATAGAGCTCTCCAAGAGCCCTGACATATTCGACAAGATAACCAGGTCTATAGTTCCGTCCATATACGGCTACGACGAGATAAAGCAGGCCGTGACCCTGCAGCTCTTCGGCGGAACCCCGGGAAAGCACCTTGTTGACGGGGGTGACATAAGGAGCGACATGCACATATTGCTAATAGGAGACCCGGGAAGCGCAAAGACTAGGATCCTTCAGGCGGTTTCAAGGCTGGTCCCGAAGGGCATATACGTGAGCGGCAAGTCCGTAACAGGCGGAGGAATGACTGCTGTTGCTGAGCGCGACGAGTTCTCCGAGGGAGGATGGACGCTCAAGGCCGGAGCTCTCGTACTGGGCAGCGGCGGCGTAGTCTCGATAGACGAATTCGACAAGATAAGCGAGGACGACAGGGCTGCCCTCCATGAAGCCCTTGAGTCGCAGACCATTAGCGTCGCGAAGGCGGGAATAGTAGCAACCTTCACCGCCAAGGCGGCGGTCCTTGCGGCTGCCAACCCGAGATACGGAAGGTTCGATCCGAACATGTATCCTGCAGAGCAGTTCGACATCCCCACTACGCTCCTCTCGAGGTTCGATCTCATATTCCCGATAAAGGACACAATGGATTCGGAGCAGGACAAGAGCATAGCAAGGCACATACTCCTGCAGCACCAGGCTGCCGGCGCGCAGATAGCGGAGATACAGGAATATGAGCAGGTTGAGCTGCCCCCGATAGGGAGCGAGCTTCTTAGAAGGTACATAGCTTATTCTAGGAAGGCGGTGCAGCCGAGGCTGAGTGAGGATGCGGCAAACAAGATACAGGAATACTACATAGAGCTCAGGCAGCTGGGCCAGAAGAGCGGTGCGACTGCTATAACCCCCAGGCAGATAGAAGGACTTGTAAGGATGGCAGAGGCAAGCGCCAAGTCCAGGCTCTCCAAGATAGTGGAGGTGCTTGATGCAGAGAGGGCGATAGAGCTAAGCGAGCACATGCTGAAGACGCTTGCCGTAGACAGGGGAGGAAGGAGGGACATAGACACCATACTGACCGGAATGCCTAGGGAGAAGGTGGACAAGATCAACTCGATTACAATGATAATAAAGCGGCTTGAGGATACGGAAAGCGTGGCAAAGATACAGCGCGTGGTGGAGGAGGCATCGAAGGAGGGCATAGACGAAAATGCCGTGAACAAGTACATAAGCGAGCTTGAGAGGATAGGAGATCTCTACAGGCCCAAGGCGGGGATAGTAAGGCTTGTGAAGCACGATAGTGAGTAG
- the idi gene encoding isopentenyl-diphosphate Delta-isomerase gives MEQKVILVDDRDNAVGLEGKMEAHRNGDLHRAVSVYIFDSSGRLMLQQRARGVYHSGLLWSNTCCTNCYEGESAQDSAHRSLRNEMGFDCELKEAYSITYRTQVSNGLMEHEFLHIFFGMHDGDPEPDGNEVMDWKWIGLDELEKDIVANSSTYTPWLKIILESGRLRKEADRFLGSG, from the coding sequence ATGGAGCAAAAAGTAATACTTGTTGATGATCGGGACAACGCCGTAGGGCTGGAAGGCAAGATGGAGGCGCACAGGAACGGGGACCTGCACAGGGCGGTTTCGGTTTATATCTTTGATTCGAGCGGAAGGCTGATGCTCCAGCAGCGCGCAAGGGGAGTATACCATTCGGGGCTTCTCTGGTCCAATACCTGCTGCACCAACTGCTACGAGGGGGAAAGCGCCCAGGATTCGGCTCACAGGAGCCTGAGGAATGAGATGGGATTCGATTGCGAACTCAAGGAGGCATACAGCATAACCTACAGGACGCAGGTCAGCAACGGACTGATGGAGCACGAGTTCCTGCACATATTCTTCGGAATGCATGACGGCGATCCGGAGCCTGACGGGAATGAGGTAATGGACTGGAAATGGATAGGGCTGGACGAGCTTGAAAAGGACATCGTGGCAAACAGCAGTACATACACGCCATGGCTGAAAATAATCCTGGAAAGCGGCAGGCTGCGCAAAGAGGCTGACAGGTTCCTTGGTTCGGGGTGA
- the tmk gene encoding dTMP kinase gives MAGGRYIVFEGIEGSGKSTQARIFYNSIRKKSNAILTEEPWESDSIGKLIRKELKEKRENRVSNATLQLLYMANRKNHMERVVEPGLRKGNTVVQDRYWMSTAVYGSAGSVEKKLYMEYFMKMSEIFPRPDVVFFIGVDPNEAYRRVTSRNKAAERFDRLDMLRKLEIGYRKLETSYEGKWVNIDGNRDVKMVSAEIMRKYRSML, from the coding sequence ATGGCCGGCGGAAGATACATAGTTTTCGAGGGAATAGAGGGCTCGGGAAAGAGCACCCAGGCCAGAATATTCTACAACTCAATAAGGAAGAAAAGCAATGCGATACTCACAGAGGAGCCGTGGGAATCCGACAGCATAGGGAAGCTGATAAGGAAGGAGCTGAAGGAAAAAAGGGAGAACAGGGTCAGCAACGCAACATTGCAGCTGCTTTACATGGCGAACAGGAAGAACCACATGGAAAGGGTGGTCGAGCCGGGACTCAGAAAGGGGAATACCGTGGTGCAGGACAGGTACTGGATGTCCACAGCCGTCTACGGAAGCGCAGGCTCTGTTGAAAAGAAATTATACATGGAGTACTTCATGAAGATGAGCGAGATATTCCCGAGGCCGGATGTGGTGTTCTTCATAGGGGTTGACCCGAACGAGGCATACAGGAGGGTAACATCAAGGAACAAGGCCGCTGAGCGTTTCGACAGGCTTGACATGCTAAGGAAGCTGGAAATTGGATACAGGAAACTTGAAACCTCATACGAAGGCAAATGGGTAAACATAGACGGTAACAGGGACGTGAAAATGGTAAGCGCGGAAATAATGAGGAAATACAGGTCCATGCTTTAG
- a CDS encoding Glu/Leu/Phe/Val dehydrogenase produces the protein MQEELDPFRISQEQFDEAAELMGLDRQARGILREPAEVLTVNIPVKMRDGSTKTFTGFRVHYNTARGPAKGGIRFHPQENLDTVKALSAWMTWKCSLADIPFGGGKGGIICDPKKLNGYELENLTRAYVRAIYKFMGPSIDILAPDVYTTPQIMAWIMDEYSRLAGRDVFGAVTGKPLEVWGSKGRSDATATGGMYVLREAAKYRKINLKKASIAIQGFGNAGNFAFSLSKRFFGSRVVAVSDSNGAIYNKKGLDYDRVMDAKKKGGTVQAYAGAEKLTNEQLLELDVDVLIPAAIENQITGSNADKIKTKLLLELANGPVTPEADKLLAERKIFDMPDFLVNSGGVIASYFEWLQNTSGYYWTAEEVYSRLDAIITKSFKDVMAKQQEYAKAGRSVSTRMAAYTIAIDRVAKAMKYRGWY, from the coding sequence ATGCAGGAGGAGCTTGACCCGTTCAGGATATCTCAGGAGCAGTTTGACGAAGCTGCAGAATTGATGGGGCTCGACAGGCAGGCCCGCGGCATATTGAGGGAGCCGGCGGAAGTGCTCACGGTAAACATACCGGTAAAGATGAGGGACGGCTCAACAAAGACGTTCACGGGCTTCAGGGTGCATTACAACACTGCACGGGGCCCTGCAAAAGGCGGCATAAGGTTCCATCCGCAGGAGAATCTGGATACCGTCAAGGCGCTCTCCGCATGGATGACCTGGAAGTGCTCCCTTGCAGATATACCTTTCGGAGGGGGCAAGGGCGGAATAATATGCGACCCGAAAAAGCTGAACGGCTACGAGCTGGAGAACCTGACAAGGGCATACGTGAGGGCCATATACAAGTTCATGGGCCCGTCAATAGACATACTCGCGCCAGACGTTTACACCACGCCGCAGATAATGGCGTGGATAATGGACGAGTACAGCAGATTGGCGGGAAGGGATGTCTTCGGCGCAGTCACCGGAAAGCCGTTGGAGGTCTGGGGCTCAAAGGGCAGGAGCGACGCAACAGCGACAGGAGGCATGTACGTGCTCAGGGAGGCTGCAAAGTACAGGAAGATAAACCTGAAGAAGGCAAGCATAGCCATACAGGGATTCGGAAACGCCGGCAACTTCGCGTTCTCCCTTTCTAAGAGGTTCTTCGGCTCCAGGGTTGTTGCGGTAAGCGACTCGAACGGCGCGATATACAACAAGAAGGGGCTTGACTACGATAGGGTGATGGATGCAAAGAAGAAAGGCGGGACCGTGCAGGCTTATGCTGGTGCAGAGAAGCTCACGAACGAGCAGCTCCTTGAGCTGGACGTGGATGTCCTTATACCTGCAGCCATAGAGAACCAGATAACAGGTAGCAACGCAGACAAGATAAAGACCAAGCTGCTGCTCGAGCTCGCGAACGGGCCTGTGACCCCTGAAGCGGACAAGTTGCTTGCCGAAAGGAAGATATTCGACATGCCAGACTTCCTGGTAAACTCCGGAGGCGTAATAGCCTCATATTTCGAATGGCTCCAGAACACTAGCGGATACTACTGGACGGCGGAGGAGGTGTACAGCAGGCTTGATGCGATAATAACGAAATCCTTCAAGGACGTGATGGCCAAGCAGCAGGAATACGCGAAGGCGGGCAGGAGCGTGAGCACAAGGATGGCCGCGTACACGATAGCGATAGACAGAGTAGCTAAGGCGATGAAGTACAGGGGCTGGTATTAG
- a CDS encoding 50S ribosomal protein L16 encodes MARLRPARTMRNPNSQAWARYSLKKPRKNYVRALPHTSLLVFNMGVKKDTYDLEVTLRTEQPIQLRSNALEAARQTTNKYLESNIPQNFSFKVLVYPHNVIREHKMATGAGADRISRGMSQAFGRPTFIAARLKKGQAVFRVLTVKSNKAAAVEALHRASSKLSGTYKIRAV; translated from the coding sequence ATGGCAAGACTAAGGCCTGCAAGGACCATGAGGAATCCCAACTCGCAGGCATGGGCAAGGTATTCGCTGAAGAAGCCGAGGAAGAATTACGTCAGGGCCCTGCCGCATACAAGCCTTCTCGTTTTCAACATGGGCGTCAAAAAGGACACCTACGACCTTGAGGTCACGCTCAGGACCGAGCAGCCAATACAGCTCAGGTCCAACGCGCTGGAAGCTGCAAGGCAGACAACCAACAAGTACCTGGAGAGCAATATACCGCAGAACTTCTCGTTCAAGGTGCTTGTATATCCGCACAATGTCATAAGGGAGCACAAGATGGCAACGGGTGCCGGAGCTGACAGGATATCAAGGGGAATGAGCCAGGCTTTCGGAAGGCCGACGTTCATAGCTGCAAGGCTTAAGAAGGGCCAGGCGGTTTTCAGGGTGTTGACAGTCAAGTCAAACAAGGCCGCGGCAGTGGAGGCGCTGCACAGGGCCTCGTCAAAGCTGTCCGGCACATACAAGATAAGGGCGGTGTGA